Proteins encoded in a region of the Anopheles aquasalis chromosome 2, idAnoAquaMG_Q_19, whole genome shotgun sequence genome:
- the LOC126569885 gene encoding phenylalanine--tRNA ligase beta subunit, which yields MPTVGVKRDLLFKALGKTYTDDEFQKLCFEFGLELDEITTEKQMITKEQGQVEAAKDASEEIIYRIDIPANRYDLLCLEGLVMGLQVFLGKIPFPRFTKVAPVGKGAAPEKLIITKATGQIRPFAVAAVLRNISFTKDSYDSFIDLQDKLHQNICRKRTLVAIGTHDLDTLKGPFTFDAKAPKDIRFVPLNQDKPMTGDELMEFYSTHAQLKAYLPIIRDSPVYPVIYDSNGVVLSLPPIINGDHSKINLNTKNVFIECTATDLTKARVVLDTLVCMFSAHCAKPYTIEYCDVVTASGETHQYPDLQFRRETISVAKTNAIIGIDEPAEQMAKLLNRLLPTRQTGPDTLEVEVPPTRHDMLHACDIYEDVAIAYGYNRVPKTIPAKMHIAKQYPLNKLTEQLREQIAQAGFTEGLTFTLCARDDIGAKMNAKIEQLPAVHIANPKTLEFQVVRTTLIPGLLKTLAANRKMPLPLKLFEVSDVVLADAKSEVGAKNERRVCAVNCNKTAGFEVVHGLLDRVMQLLEVPWDKTTGYYLESCDDPAYFPGRCASVLYKGAPIGRIGVLHPTVLQAFELTTPCSVVEFNMEYFV from the exons ATGCCGACCGTCGGAGTGAAACGGGATCTGCTGTTCAAAGCTTTGGGCAAAACGTACA CTGACGATGAATTCCAGAAGCTGTGCTTCGAGTTTGGCCTCGAGTTGGACGAGATTACGACGGAGAAACAGATGATCACGAAGGAACAGGGACAGGTGGAGGCGGCCAAGGATGCCTCGGAGGAGATCATCTACCGGATCGACATACCGGCGAATCGCTACGATCTGCTGTGTCTGGAAGGGCTGGTGATGGGACTGCAAGTGTTCTTGGGAAA AATTCCCTTCCCTCGCTTCACCAAAGTGGCACCAGTTGGGAAAGGCGCGGCCCCCGAGAAGCTTATCATCACGAAGGCAACCGGGCAGATTCGACCGTTCGCAGTGGCAGCCGTGTTGCGTAACATCTCCTTCACGAAGGATTCGTACGATAGCTTCATCGATCTGCAGGACAAGCTGCATCAGAACATTTGCCGGAAGCGTACGCTGGTAGCGATCGGAACGCATGACCTGGACACGCTCAAGGGACCGTTTACCTTTGACGCGAAAGCCCCGAAGGACATTCGTTTCGTGCCACTGAATCAAGACAAACCGATGACCGGCGATGAGTTGATGGAGTTCTACTCAACGCACGCCCAGCTCAAGGCGTATCTTCCGATTATCCGCGATTCCCCGGTGTATCCGGTGATTTACGATTCGAATGGCGTGGTGCTCTCTCTTCCACCGATCATCAACGGTGATCACTCGAAGATCAACTTGAACACGAAGAACGTGTTCATCGAGTGCACCGCAACCGATCTGACGAAGGCGCGCGTTGTCCTCGACACCCTCGTGTGCATGTTCTCGGCTCACTGCGCCAAACCGTACACCATTGAGTACTGTGATGTGGTCACGGCATCGGGCGAAACGCATCAATATCCGGATCTGCAGTTCCGCCGGGAAACGATATCGGTCGCGAAGACTAACGCCATCATCGGTATCGATGAGCCGGCAGAGCAGATGGCCAAGCTACTGAACCGATTGCTGCCAACCCGACAAACCGGCCCCGATACGCTGGAGGTAGAAGTACCTCCAACGCGGCACGATATGCTACACGCTTGCGACATCTACGAGGACGTCGCGATCGCGTACGGATATAATCGCGTTCCGAAGACGATACCGGCCAAGATGCACATTGCGAAGCAGTATCCGCTGAACAAACTGACCGAGCAGTTGCGCGAGCAGATTGCCCAAGCCGGATTTACCGAGGGTCTGACCTTTACACTTTGCGCACGGGATGACATCGGAGCGAAAATGAACGCTAAAATTGAACAGCTGCCGGCGGTACACATCGCCAATCCGAAGACGCTCGAGTTCCAGGTTGTGCGCACGACGTTGATTCCGGGACTGCTGAAAACGCTGGCTGCTAACCGAAAGATGCCGTTACCGTTGAAGCTGTTCGAAGTATCGGACGTGGTGTTGGCCGATGCAAAGTCTGAAGTGGGCGCTAAGAACGAGAGGCGCGTCTGTGCGGTCAACTGCAACAAAACGGCCGGATTCGAGGTGGTGCACGGTTTACTCGATCGCGTCATGCAGCTACTCGAGGTGCCGTGGGATAAGACCACCGGGTACTATCTCGAGTCATGTGACGATCCAGCTTACTTCCCCGGACGTTGTGCGTCCGTGCTGTACAAGGGAGCACCAATTGGACGTATCGGTGTACTACATCCGACCGTACTGCAAGCGTTCGAGCTGACCACACCCTGCTCGGTGGTCGAATTCAACATGGAGTACTTTGTCTAG
- the LOC126569887 gene encoding omega-amidase NIT2-like, protein MARAGFRIALLQLKVGANKSQNIENAISKIRSAVSDKGARVVALPECFNSPYGTQHFPEYAEEIPTGETSRSLAAIAKELGIYLIGGTIPERCATDSKLYNTCTIWSPEGSLMATYRKIHLFDINIPGGITFRESDVLTGGAHLATVAIDGAKVGIGICYDIRFDELARLYRNQGCDMLIYPGAFNMKTGPLHWELLARGRANDTQSYVATISPARDASAGYVAWGHSMLVDPWAKIVGEAAEGEETVVADVNLKTVDEVRAQIPIFSQRRTDLYNTNAVV, encoded by the exons ATGGCTCGAG CTGGTTTCCGCATTGCCCTGCTACAGCTGAAGGTGGGCGCGAACAAATCGCAGAACATCGAAAATGCCATCAGCAAAATCCGTTCCGCTGTTAGCGATAAGGGAGCCCGCGTTGTGGCACTGCCGGAGTGCTTCAATTCACCGTACGGTACGCAACATTTTCCCGAGTATGCCGAAGAGATCCCAACCGGTGAAACGAGCCGCAGTTTGGCGGCGATAGCGAAGGAGCTGGGCATCTACCTGATTGGTGGCACGATTCCGGAACGTTGCGCCACCGATAGCAAACTGTACAATACTTGCACCATCTGGTCTCCGGAAGGATCGCTAATGGCGACGTATCGGAAAATCCATCTCTTTGATATCAACATTCCCGGTGGCATCACGTTCCGCGAGTCGGACGTACTAACGGGCGGTGCCCATCTGGCAACCGTAGCCATCGATGGGGCAAAGGTTGGCATCGGCATCTGCTACGATATTCGGTTCGATGAGCTGGCACGGCTGTACCGGAACCAGGGTTGCGATATGTTGATCTACCCGGGTGCATTTAACATGAAAACGGGTCCACTACATTGGGAGCTGCTGGCACGTGGCCGTGCGAACGATACGCAGTCGTACGTGGCGACTATCTCACCGGCACGTGATGCTTCGGCCGGATACGTTGCATGGGGCCACTCGATGCTGGTGGATCCGTGGGCGAAGATTGTCGGTGAAGCGGCCGAAGGTGAGGAAACGGTTGTCGCCGATGTGAACCTCAAGACGGTGGACGAAGTCCGGGCACAAATCCCCATCTTCAGTCAGCGGAGGACGGATCTCTACAACACGAATGCCGTTGTGTAG
- the LOC126569888 gene encoding omega-amidase NIT2-like, which yields MTIKIALIQLRVVESKEKNLKNATDLIRISKKEKEANVVVLPECFNAPYTVDSLKAVAETIPEGPTSRALSNAARDYGVYVVGGSIVESSGGQLYNSCTVWGPEGDLLATYRKVHLCDSSLSGKTTVPETKLFTAGSDFATFTVGETKIGLGICWDMRFPEFAAAYRTLGCDLLIYPAVCDVPTGEQHWELLAKARALDNQAFVAFCSPARDTHAKLIPYGHSLVVDPWGTVIQRATEFQEIVVADLVLKELTHVRHRIPVFGQKRDDLYELKVKSI from the exons ATGACCATCAAGATCGCTCTCATCCAGCTGCGCGTTGTGGAGTCGAAGGAAAAGAATCTGAAAAATGCGACCGATTTGATACGGATCTccaagaaggaaaaggaagcgaacgtggtggtgctgccggagTGCTTCAACGCACCGTATACCGTCGATTCGCTGAAGGCGGTGGCCGAAACGATCCCGGAAGGACCGACGAGCCGTGCCCTGTCGAATGCGGCCCGGGATTACGGTGTGTACGTCGTCGGTGGCTCGATCGTGGAGTCCAGCGGTGGCCAGCTGTACAATTCGTGCACCGTTTGGGGCCCGGAAGGTGACCTTTTGGCAACGTATCGCAAG GTTCATCTGTGTGATTCGAGTCTCAGCGGCAAGACGACCGTTCCGGAAACGAAGCTCTTCACGGCCGGCAGTGATTTCGCCACATTTACTGTCGGGGAAACGAAAATCGGTCTCGGGATCTGCTGGGATATGCGATTTCCGGAGTTTGCGGCCGCGTATCGGACGCTCGGGTGCGATCTACTGATTTATCCGGCCGTTTGTGATGTGCCGACGGGCGAGCAGCACTGGGAACTGCTGGCAAAGGCACGCGCTCTGGATAATCAAGCGTTCGTGGCGTTCTGTTCACCGGCTCGGGACACCCATGCCAAGCTGATCCCGTATGGCCATTCGCTGGTGGTCGACCCGTGGGGCACCGTGATCCAGCGTGCCACCGAGTTCCAGGAGATCGTCGTTGCCGATCTAGTGCTAAAGGAGCTCACACATGTGCGCCACAGGATACCGGTGTTTGGCCAGAAACGGGACGATCTGTACGAGCTGAAGGTCAAATCCATCTGA
- the LOC126569889 gene encoding omega-amidase NIT2-like, protein MPASLKVGLLQLKGCPTKQESIANAIAHIRLAKDRGARLIILPECFNSPYSCSEFGRNAEAIPQGETSQALAKVAAELGIYLVGGSYPEKDGTKLYNTAPVFGPQGQLLCKYRKMHLFDMDIPGKCTFRESSVLSPGEGLATFTIDSLKIGLGICWDKRFAELTACYRQLGCDMMIFPSAFDPYTGPLHWDLLGRSRALDNQMFVALVSPARDPTTEYVAYGYTLLCDPWGRVLCRAKEEQEMLITDIDLSVCEQIKRQIPVLSQKRADVYELKLKK, encoded by the coding sequence ATGCCCGCGAGCCTCAAAGTGGGCCTGCTGCAGTTAAAGGGTTGCCCGACCAAGCAGGAAAGCATTGCAAATGCGATCGCTCATATCCGGCTGGCCAAGGATCGGGGTGCCCGGTTGATCATACTGCCCGAGTGCTTCAACTCTCCGTACAGCTGCAGTGAGTTTGGACGCAATGCCGAGGCAATACCGCAGGGTGAGACGAGCCAGGCGTTGGCAAAAGTGGCGGCGGAACTGGGTATCTATCTGGTCGGTGGCAGCTATCCGGAGAAGGACGGTACGAAGCTCTACAACACGGCACCGGTGTTTGGACCCCAGGGGCAACTGCTGTGCAAGTACCGCAAGATGCACCTGTTCGACATGGACATCCCGGGGAAGTGTACGTTCCGTGAGTCATCCGTTTTGAGCCCTGGCGAGGGGTTGGCAACGTTCACGATCGATTCGCTCAAGATTGGGCTCGGGATCTGCTGGGATAAGCGGTTCGCCGAGCTGACGGCCTGTTATCGGCAGCTCGGTTGTGATATGATGATCTTTCCATCGGCTTTCGATCCGTACACGGGACCGTTGCACTGGGATCTGCTCGGAAGGTCCCGTGCCCTGGACAATCAAATGTTCGTGGCGCTAGTGTCCCCAGCACGGGATCCAACGACCGAGTACGTCGCCTACGGCTACACGTTGCTGTGCGATCCCTGGGGAAGAGTACTGTGCCGTGCTAAGGAAGAGCAGGAGATGTTGATCACCGATATCGATCTAAGCGTGTGTGAGCAAATTAAGCGACAGATTCCAGTGCTGAGTCAGAAGCGGGCTGATGTGTACGAGCTAAAGTTGAAGAAATGA
- the LOC126569886 gene encoding phytanoyl-CoA dioxygenase domain-containing protein 1, with protein sequence MRNRLIDQVREDGFAVIDDFLTPEEVSELLQVGQNLHKDAPKEERKVFSANAAGKSAQSKEQYFLESADKVRYFFEEGAIGENGELLVDPAISLNKVGHALHSEHPAFQEVTFSNRVKEVCWQLGFRRPAVAQSMYIFKNPGIGGEVKPHQDATYLYTEPSTTVGFWIPLEDATLQNGCLHFIKGSHKSGVHRRWIRNTDTSSDELLIYDRPAPLYPQSNFVAVPVKAGSCVLIHSQVVHRSDANKSDRSRHAYTFHVIETEDCDYSKENWLQPTEDHPFPVLYERD encoded by the exons ATGAGAAACCGACTGATTGATCAG GTCCGTGAGGATGGGTTCGCGGTGATCGATGATTTTCTGACACCGGAAGAAGTgagcgagctgctgcaggtggGCCAGAACCTGCACAAGGATGCACCGAAGGAGGAGCGCAAAGTGTTCAGCGCGAATGCCGCTGGCAAGTCAGCGCAGAGCAAGGAGCAGTACTTTCTGGAGAGTGCCGATAAGGTGCGTTACTTCTTCGAGGAGGGTGCAATCGGTGAGAACGGTGAACTGCTCGTCGATCCGGCCATTTCACTGAACAAGGTAGGCCATGCACTGCACAGTGAGCATCCGGCCTTCCAGGAGGTCACTTTCTCGAACCGGGTGAAGGAAGTGTGCTGGCAGCTTGGCTTCCGGCGGCCTGCGGTCGCCCAGAGTATGTATATCTTCAAGAATCCTGGTATTGGCGGTGAGGTGAAGCCACATCAGGACGCTACCTACCTGTACACCGAACCGAGCACAACGGTTGGTTTCTGGATACCGCTCGAGGACGCAACGCTACAAAACGGATGCTTGCATTTTATCAAGGGTTCACACAAGAGTGGCGTACATCGACG ATGGATCCGCAACACTGATACGTCCTCCGACGAGCTGCTGATCTACGATCGACCGGCCCCACTGTACCCGCAGTCTAACTTTGTGGCGGTTCCGGTAAAGGCCGGTTCGTGCGTACTCATCCACAGCCAGGTCGTGCACCGGAGCGATGCGAACAAGTCTGACCGCAGCCGGCACGCGTACACCTTCCACGTGATCGAAACCGAAGACTGTGACTATTCCAAGGAGAACTGGCTCCAGCCGACCGAGGATCATCCGTTTCCGGTACTGTACGAGCGGGATTaa
- the LOC126569884 gene encoding protein Skeletor, isoforms B/C isoform X1, whose amino-acid sequence MASTRRRSGWIMEIAAFCALLVSCLLVGESNGLQGYYGTKIADLTELHHAVSGSVYAVDARTLFLKNFNYDGEGPAAYFYVGNTRAPSNKGAFRLRDERGRAGVLRKYRNEDITLSLPEGKTLRDIRWFAVWCDDFSVNFGDVQIRNDLDFPRPTKIAGLSGVHDVASDNIVIVDAQTLLIPNFSYDGEAPDAKFWVGRGPAPTSQGIRIPDENGKETPLRRYDKKTIVLTLPGDLTVFDIGHFGVWCEAFTVDFGHVRIPDQINVPPSLKMLGISPQSKLNCEVLLDDLSFEVRWAVAGESVVVQLVAKLDDGEYMSFGVSPNPQQSQMVGADVAVVWVDKATGKGYAQDYYLDAKSQCSGGRGSCPDTRITESSNSIRLLNAAMVNGYSIVTYQRPLRASDHLDLPIFTNTSQAIIWAVGPLNQRYEVSYHSHYLKGNKVIDFGRQPYWNCPTPEADQQKQTDQYNTQPPPQKLSQSYPATNGNRREDAANSVQQRPQQRPATAQPPAKPGAWEIPPIQCYEPEDGVFYAQMGPTGGKQGYPAITGHVGWGLSWYINGLLIPEVNVVRGKTYTFVVEGGHDPNVPAKYHPFYITDDPVGGYEHQSEEDRKNIRIFAGVHRSRSGKLIPTGVGRLCNWTPNPDGPPADEYPSFGAYQRSLSLKCDVGEPGIITWTPDADTPDTVYYQCLTHRYLGWRINVHDACDVAQPSEIDEVYVEGPSEDVSAEESIRHESKVLPADNFLQQHENFLQKHEMDLIKHHKMNPDKQQHQQHQQQQQQQQQEQHFDINLEENPEMTRIIEDGIRAAEELEEKLKANQTTGELGNQTVHLGGPLGPHGPPHGPPHHGPHFQHGGPPGHRHPPGPGPHQLGPVKPVLSSSGLPVYLRPPNGGPMFRPVKLPVRRPISMERRPVTGGSRPTRPFVIPQPSMIVSHYQKPVGPLMRPFVSKSKMPIKAIAPILLLGEPTEIKSSPAYRKPTVDMLVGGKPPKSSGGAGVNSPVAGPPFTLPDMPPHLLAVNLKKNEPVPITLPVRHTGKPVPGPLKPNIKPIFKSQPHDVYEQKVSYEGLAANHGFEPSSVVVESGFKPIYRRKDDYDLEFEDNRAHGFLRRQDDDIDEAIESDALMIHGQDDEPVKQTFEPMFIPSPLDSMAMAQVKPANNKPKTGTGSTRRNVEILPDETADVVGEDEDSLGAANERVDPYYLPPIGTDGSEVSFDGKAVLDVSLLNGPLGDGERHSEPLPPTIGTGSSKTEQLIRETPQFGPFRGEIPPIADYLAPATVAIYGTRGSSAVQPPISEYANPLLPGGISPQDSDEQQQQQQLPVGKPISTKLSIVKPSMRESDGEQEMRQEHRSKRSAHHHPDHHGDSHDDGWLVGAGSDASRTTAAAASTRALLAAVAVVPLVLLR is encoded by the exons ATGGCGTCGACACGTCGTCGATCGGGGTGGATCATGGAGATCGCAGCGTTCTGCGCCTTGCTAGTGAGCT gcTTGCTGGTTGGGGAGAGCAACGGACTGCAGGGCTACTACGGTACCAAGATCGCCGATCTCACCGAGCTCCACCACGCCGTCTCCGGATCGGTGTACGCGGTCGATGCCCGTACGCTCTTCCTGAAGAACTTCAACTACGACGGTGAAGGGCCAG CGGCCTACTTCTACGTCGGTAATACGCGTGCACCGAGCAACAAGGGTGCGTTTCGGTTACGGGACGAACGGGGCCGCGCCGGGGTGCTGAGGAAGTACCGCAATGAGGACATTACCCTGTCGCTGCCGGAGGGCAAAACGCTGCGTGACATCCGCTGGTTCGCCGTCTGGTGTGATGACTTTTCGGTCAACTTTGGTGACGTCCAGATACGCAACGATCTTGACTTTCCCCGGCCTACCAAGATCGCTGGGCTGAGCGGTGTGCACGATGTGGCCTCGGATAATATCGTAATTGTCGATGCGCAGACTCTGCTGATACCGAACTTTAGCTACGATGGTGAAGCACCTG ATGCCAAGTTCTGGGTTGGACGAGGACCAGCACCAACGTCCCAGGGCATCCGAATCCCAGACGAGAATGGCAAGGAGACACCGTTGCGCCGGTATGACAAGAAAACGATCGTGTTGACGCTGCCGGGTGATCTGACCGTGTTCGACATCGGTCactttggtgtttggtgtgaggCTTTCACCGTCGACTTTGGCCACGTACGCATCCCGGACCAGATCAATGTGCCACCGTCGCTGAAGATGCTCGGCATCAGCCCGCAG TCCAAGCTGAACTGCGAAGTTTTGTTGGACGATCTATCGTTTGAAGTCCGCTGGGCCGTCGCTGGGGAAAGTGTGGTTGTGCAGCTCGTAGCCAAGCTAG ACGATGGAGAGTACATGTCATTCGGTGTTTCACCGAATCCACAGCAAAGTCAAATGGTTGGCGCCGATGTAGCGGTTGTTTGGGTGGACAAAGCGACCGGTAAAGGATACGCCCAGGATTACTATCTCGATGCAAAGTCTCAGTGTTCCGGTGGCCGAGGAAGTTGTCCGGATACGCGCATCACGGAGAGTAGCAACTCGATCCGACTACTCAACGCCGCCATGGTCAATGGTTACTCGATCGTTACCTATCAGCGGCCACTCCGTGCTTCCGACCATCTCGATTTGCCAATCTTCACAAACACCTCACAAGCGATCATCTGGGCGGTGGGACCGTTGAACCAGCGGTACGAAGTGTCTTACCACTCGCACTACCTGAAGGGCAACAAGGTGATCGACTTCGGGCGCCAACCGTACTGGAACTGTCCGACACCGGAAGCGGATCAACAGAAGCAAACCGATCAGTACAATAcgcagccaccaccgcagAAGCTATCGCAGAGCTATCCGGCCACGAATGGTAACCGACGGGAGGATGCTGCGAACAGCGTTCAGCAGAGGCCACAGCAACGTCCCGCTACTGCGCAGCCACCAGCGAAGCCGGGCGCTTGGGAGATTCCACCGATCCAGTGTTACGAGCCGGAGGATGGTGTGTTCTACGCGCAGATgggaccgaccggtggcaaGCAAGGTTATCCGGCGATTACAG GTCATGTCGGTTGGGGTCTCTCGTGGTACATCAATGGACTGCTCATCCCCGAGGTCAATGTAGTACGCGGCAAGACGTACACATTCGTCGTGGAAGGTGGCCACGATCCGAACGTACCGGCCAAGTATCATCCCTTCTACATTACGGACGATCCGGTCGGTGGATACGAACATCAATCGGAGGAAGATCGTAAG AACATTCGCATCTTTGCCGGTGTACATCGCAGCCGTAGCGGAAAGCTGATACCGACCGGTGTTGGCCGGCTTTGCAACTGGACCCCGAACCCCGATGGTCCACCAGCGGACGAGTATCCATCGTTCGGTGCTTACCAGCGGAGTCTCTCGCTAAAGTGCGACGTCGGTGAACCGGGCATCATAACGTGGACACCGGATGCGGACACACCGGATACGGTGTACTATCAGTGCCTCACTCACCGTTATTTGGGTTGGCGAATTAACGTGCACGATGCTTGTGATGTGGCGCAACCGAGTGAAATCGATGAGGTGTACGTCGAGGGACCGAGTGAGGATGTTTCGGCTGAGGAATCAATTCGCCACGAGTCGAAGGTACTGCCGGCCGATAACTtcttgcagcagcacgagaatTTCCTGCAGAAGCACGAAATGGATCTGATCAAACATCACAAGATGAATCcggataagcagcagcatcaacagcatcagcaacagcagcaacaacaacaacaggagcaACACTTTGACATCAATCTGGAGGAGAACCCAGAGATGACGCGAATTATCGAGGATGGAATACGCGCCGCCGAAGAGTTAGAGGAGAAACtgaaagcaaaccaaacgaCCGGTGAGCTCGGTAATCAAACTGTGCACTTGGGCGGTCCGTTGGGTCCTCATGGACCACCGCATGGACCACCACACCATGGACCACACTTCCAGCATGGTGGCCCACCGGGACATCGCCATCCACCGGGTCCGGGACCACATCAACTCGGTCCAGTGAAGCCAGTGCTCTCGTCCTCCGGTTTGCCGGTCTATCTACGACCACCGAACGGTGGACCAATGTTCCGGCCCGTCAAATTACCAGTTCGTCGTCCGATCAGTATGGAGCGAAGGCCCGTAACCGGTGGCAGTCGTCCAACGCGTCCCTTTGTCATTCCGCAACCGTCGATGATTGTGAGCCACTACCAGAAACCGGTCGGTCCGTTGATGCGCCCCTTCGTCAGCAAGAGCAAAATGCCGATCAAAGCGATCGCTCcgatactgctgctgggcgAGCCAACGGAAATCAAAAGCTCACCAGCGTACCGGAAACCCACGGTAGATATGCTGGTTGGTGGGAAGCCACCGAAATCGAGCGGTGGCGCAGGAGTGAACTCTCCGGTCGCTGGTCCACCATTCACCCTGCCCGATATGCCACCTCATCTGTTGGCGGTGAATCTGAAGAAGAACGAACCCGTTCCGATAACGCTTCCGGTGCGCCATACCGGTAAACCGGTTCCCGGGCCACTGAAACCCAACATAAAGCCAATCTTCAAGAGTCAACCACACGATGTGTACGAGCAGAAGGTATCGTACGAGGGGCTGGCCGCGAACCACGGGTTCGAACCgagttcggtggtggtggagagtggATTCAAGCCGATCTACCGCCGGAAGGATGATTACGATCTGGAGTTTGAGGATAATCGGGCGCATGGATTCCTGAGGCGTCAGGATGATGACATTGATGAGGCGATCGAGAGTGATGCGTTGATGATTCACGGGCAGGACGACGAGCCGGTAAAGCAAACGTTCGAACCGATGTTTATCCCTTCGCCGCTCGATAGTATGGCGATGGCGCAGGTAAAGCCGGCTAACAACAAACCCAAGACGGGCACCGGTAGTACCCGGCGGAATGTAGAGATACTTCCCGACGAAACAGCGGACGTGGTGGGAGAGGATGAGGATTCGCTTGGGGCGGCCAATGAACGCGTCGATCCGTACTACCTGCCACCGATCGGTACCGATGGTTCGGAGGTTTCGTTTGACGGTAAAGCCGTACTGGATGTGTCGTTGTTGAACGGTCCGCTGGGTGATGGAGAGCGTCACAGtgaaccactgccaccgacgaTCGGTACGGGGAGTTCGAAGACGGAACAGCTTATCCGTGAGACACCCCAGTTTGGTCCGTTCCGTGGAGAGATTCCACCGATCGCCGATTATCTAGCGCCGGCCACGGTTGCGATCTACGGTACGCGAGGTTCGAGTGCGGTCCAGCCACCGATATCGGAGTACGCCAATCCACTGCTACCGGGTGGCATTAGTCCACAGGACAgcgacgaacagcagcagcagcagcagctgccagtTGGTAAACCAATTTCCACTAAGCTATCGATCGTGAAGCCAAGTATGCGGGAGAGTGATGGTGAGCAGGAGATGCGACAGGAGCATCGCAGCAAACGATCGGCACACCATCATCCGGATCACCATGGAGACagccatgatgatggttggttggttggtgccggAAGTGATGCCAGCCGTACTACTGCGGCCGCTGCCTCTACTCGTGCGCTGCTGGCagccgttgccgttgtgcctttggttttgcttcggtga
- the LOC126569884 gene encoding protein Skeletor, isoforms B/C isoform X2, with amino-acid sequence MASTRRRSGWIMEIAAFCALLVSCLLVGESNGLQGYYGTKIADLTELHHAVSGSVYAVDARTLFLKNFNYDGEGPAAYFYVGNTRAPSNKGAFRLRDERGRAGVLRKYRNEDITLSLPEGKTLRDIRWFAVWCDDFSVNFGDVQIRNDLDFPRPTKIAGLSGVHDVASDNIVIVDAQTLLIPNFSYDGEAPDAKFWVGRGPAPTSQGIRIPDENGKETPLRRYDKKTIVLTLPGDLTVFDIGHFGVWCEAFTVDFGHVRIPDQINVPPSLKMLGISPQQAGSVYSEQESRY; translated from the exons ATGGCGTCGACACGTCGTCGATCGGGGTGGATCATGGAGATCGCAGCGTTCTGCGCCTTGCTAGTGAGCT gcTTGCTGGTTGGGGAGAGCAACGGACTGCAGGGCTACTACGGTACCAAGATCGCCGATCTCACCGAGCTCCACCACGCCGTCTCCGGATCGGTGTACGCGGTCGATGCCCGTACGCTCTTCCTGAAGAACTTCAACTACGACGGTGAAGGGCCAG CGGCCTACTTCTACGTCGGTAATACGCGTGCACCGAGCAACAAGGGTGCGTTTCGGTTACGGGACGAACGGGGCCGCGCCGGGGTGCTGAGGAAGTACCGCAATGAGGACATTACCCTGTCGCTGCCGGAGGGCAAAACGCTGCGTGACATCCGCTGGTTCGCCGTCTGGTGTGATGACTTTTCGGTCAACTTTGGTGACGTCCAGATACGCAACGATCTTGACTTTCCCCGGCCTACCAAGATCGCTGGGCTGAGCGGTGTGCACGATGTGGCCTCGGATAATATCGTAATTGTCGATGCGCAGACTCTGCTGATACCGAACTTTAGCTACGATGGTGAAGCACCTG ATGCCAAGTTCTGGGTTGGACGAGGACCAGCACCAACGTCCCAGGGCATCCGAATCCCAGACGAGAATGGCAAGGAGACACCGTTGCGCCGGTATGACAAGAAAACGATCGTGTTGACGCTGCCGGGTGATCTGACCGTGTTCGACATCGGTCactttggtgtttggtgtgaggCTTTCACCGTCGACTTTGGCCACGTACGCATCCCGGACCAGATCAATGTGCCACCGTCGCTGAAGATGCTCGGCATCAGCCCGCAG CAAGCAGGCAGTGTGTATAGTGAACAGGAGTCGAGGTATTGA